In Oryza brachyantha chromosome 2, ObraRS2, whole genome shotgun sequence, a single window of DNA contains:
- the LOC102711326 gene encoding GDSL esterase/lipase At5g33370-like has protein sequence MDAAAFFVPLLVVAVFAAAAAPAPASAARAFFVFGDSLVDNGNNNYLITTARADAPPYGIDFPTHQATGRFSNGLNIPDIISEHLGAEPALPYLSPQLRGEKLLVGANFASAGVGILNDTGVQFVNIIRIGDQLQYFREYQRKLRALVGEEQAKRLVNGALVLITLGGNDFVNNYYLVPMSVRSRQFAIQDYVPFIISEYKKILARLYELGARRVIVTGTGPLGCVPAELALHSRGGECAAELTRAVDLYNPQLVSMVHGLNRELGADVFVTANTYRMNFDYINNPQNYGFTNVQVACCGQGPYNGIGLCTAASNVCEDREAFAFWDAFHPTEKANRIVVGQFMHGSTDYMHPMNLSTILAVDEERL, from the exons ATGGACGCCGCTGCCTTTTTCGTTCCTCTGCTCGTCGTTGCCGTCTTCGCTGCGGCGGccgcaccggcgccggcgtccgcgGCGCGGGCCTTCTTCGTGTTCGGCGACTCCCTCGTCGACAACGGCAACAACAACTACCTGATCACCACGGCGcgcgccgacgcgccgccgtacGGCATCGACTTCCCGACGCACCAGGCCACGGGCCGCTTCTCCAACGGGCTCAACATTCCCGACATTATCA GTGAGCATCTCGGTGCCGAGCCTGCGTTGCCGTACCTCAGCCCTCAGCTCCGAGGGGAGAAGCTGCTCGTCGGCGCGAACTTCGCGTCGGCCGGCGTCGGGATCCTGAACGACACAGGCGTGCAGTTC GTGAACATAATCAGGATCGGCGATCAGCTGCAGTACTTCCGGGAGTACCAGCGCAAGCTGAGGGCTCTGGTCGGCGAGGAGCAGGCGAAGCGGCTCGTGAACGGGGCTCTGGTGCTCATCACGCTGGGCGGCAACGACTTCGTGAACAACTACTACCTCGTGCCCATGTCCGTGCGGTCGCGCCAGTTCGCCATCCAGGACTACGTCCCGTTCATCATCTCCGAGTACAAGAAAATCCTCGCg AGGCTGTACGAGCTGGGGGCGCGGCGCGTGATCGTGACGGGGACGGGGCCGCTGGGGTGCGTGCCGGCGGAGCTGGCGCTGCACAGCCGCGGCGGGGAGTGCGCGGCTGAGCTGACGCGCGCCGTGGACCTCTACAACCCGCAGCTGGTGAGCATGGTGCACGGCCTCAACCGCGAGCTCGGCGCCGACGTCTTCGTCACCGCCAACACCTACCGCATGAACTTCGACTACATCAACAACCCCCAGAACTACG GTTTTACGAACGTGCAGGTAGCGTGCTGCGGGCAGGGGCCGTACAACGGGATCGGGCTCTGCACGGCGGCATCGAACGTGTGCGAGGACCGGGAGGCGTTCGCGTTCTGGGACGCGTTCCACCCCACGGAGAAGGCCAACCGCATCGTCGTCGGCCAGTTCATGCACGGCTCCACCGACTACATGCACCCCATGAACCTCAGCACcatcctcgccgtcgacgaggaaAGGCTCTAG
- the LOC102711500 gene encoding ATP-dependent DNA helicase MER3 homolog, whose protein sequence is MAAMGHLGDPYALHSVADLPPPFRSAFGFRYFNSLQSECFPACFLSDVNMVISAPTGSGKTVLFELCIMRLLSRFLSSDWRFNLIKGTLKTIYIAPMKALVQEKLRDWNMKLGSLGINCLEITGDNDFYNIKSIHDADLILTTPEKFDSVSRHGIRDGGLGFFSDIALILIDEVHLLNDPRGAALEAIVSRIKMLSRLGTMKSAPLANVRFVAVSATIPNIEDIAEWLEVPSEGIKRFGEEMRPVKLTTKVFGYAPARNDFLFERRLQSFIYDILMQHSRGKSALVFCSTRKGAQEAAQCLSQTASSLGYSNPFMKSMQQYEHLKEAALTCSDKQLQACIVHGVGYHNGGLCLKDRSVVEGLFLKGDLQILCTTNTLAHGINLPAHTVVIKSTQFFNKEKGLYVEYERSMVLQMCGRAGRPPFDDTGTIIIMTRRETVHLYENLLNGCEMVESQLLPCAVEHLNAEIVQLTVSDITLAIEWLKCSYLYIRIKKNPQHYGIKKEIPRELLEKQMKDICVEKIHELGEYGLIWTDEDGFLLKPLEPGKLMTKFYLKFDTMKLIVKASACCTLEDLLHIICHSAEITWIQLRRNEKKLLNDINTDKEGRLRFHVVCANGKRKKRIQMREEKIFILVNDCLTGDPLVHDLSLNQETNSICSNGCRVAKCMREYFIYKKNYKSAINSMLLAKCLHQKLWESSSFLLKQLPGIGIVTAKALKTAGIDSFESLATAEARKIESVTGRNYPFGYSIKSSLSSLSPKIDMNIEDAGNRQGKSTIIVTLSRLSQAVQSSKQNYADMVVGSEEDNMILFHEKIKTQDFSSPYSVKLYVSCPPNARVTLKVDLIFEEYVGLDIHKKHVVSREDLQATKVFGIKKAEFLHNLPAESCLVSSRTTRTNQSQYHNGQSPLSKEVYVIEDDAMANAPDKAYNDVDILGTREYNNLASMEVPSFTLLPEEDYEDIQDELVSEPREAECKSATNNTIFEHIRKKSRDFPALLLSKSMDSSYEPLILKKMKTSGDQFGLDKSSLHADDEVMPMVSDRTEARVSPTNTAERCRNILSSSAEKSSFRFTGKPGSLSQLNRTQDKNSTQLAGKRENPSEKSKALSRIQDESPLQFAGKRDSSSVPLNKTPDENSLQFLGKMDSSSEKCKSCFRSPLADFQSMQCTKQVAASVQPLRIQDYCKDILASAKGSGTGASFLGVKSVFSFL, encoded by the exons ATGGCGGCGATGGGACATCTCGGCGACCCGTACGCGCTGCACTCCGTCGCCGACCTTCCCCCGCCGTTCCGCTCCGCTTTCGGGTTCAG GTATTTCAATTCCTTGCAGAGCGAGTGCTTCCCTGCGTGCTTCCTCTCGGATGTAAACATGGTTATCTCTGCGCCTACCGGGAGTGGAAAGACCGTGCTGTTTGAGCTCTGCATTATGAGGCTTCTCTCAAGGTTCCTCTCGTCAGATTGGAGGTTTAATTTGATCAAAGGAACCTTGAAAACA ATCTACATCGCTCCAATGAAGGCATTGGTGCAGGAGAAGTTGCGTGACTGGAACATGAAGTTGGGCTCGTTGGGAATCAATTGCTTGGAGATCACTGGTGACAATGACTTCTATAACATCAAATCCATACATGACGCTGATTTAATTCTCACAACTCCTGAG AAGTTTGATTCTGTGAGTCGTCATGGAATAAGAGATGGTGGACTGGGTTTCTTCAGTGACATTGCTTTGATTCTTATTGATGAAGTTCATCTTCTCAACGATCCCCGTGGAGCGGCCTTAGAAGCAATTGTCAGTAGAATAAAAATGCTTTCTCGACTTGGCACAATGAAATCTGCCCCTTTGGCAAATGTTCGATTCGTAGCAGTTTCTGCTACTATCCCTAATATTGAGGATATAG CGGAGTGGCTGGAAGTACCTTCTGAAGGAATAAAAAG ATTTGGAGAAGAGATGAGGCCAGTGAAATTGACAACCAAGGTTTTTG GCTACGCTCCAGCAAGAAATGACTTCCTATTTGAGAGG AGGCTCCAAAGTTTCATTTATG ATATACTGATGCAACATTCAAGAGGAAAGTCTGCACTTGTTTTCTGTTCTACTAGAAAAGGCGCACAAGAAGCAGCACAGTGCCTTTCACAAACTGCAAGTTCACTGGGATATTCAAATCCATTTATGAAATCGATGCAGCAGTATGAACATCTAAAGGAGGCAGCCCTAACCTGTAGTGACAAGCAGTTGCAGGCTTGTATCGTACATGGAG TTGGTTATCACAACGGTGGTCTTTGCCTAAAGGATAGGAGTGTTGTTGAGGGACTATTCCTGAAGGGTGATCTTCAAATACTTTGCACGACGAATACTTTGGCACATGGTATCAATTTACCTGCACACACAGTGGTGATAAAGTCAACACAATTTTT caaCAAAGAGAAGGGCCTCTATGTAGAATATGAGAGATCCATGGTTCTTCAG ATGTGTGGGAGGGCTGGGCGCCCACCATTTGATGATACTGGAACAATTATAATCATGACAAGAAGAGAGACA GTGCATCTGTATGAGAACCTTCTAAATGGATGTGAAATGGTGGAGTCTCA GTTACTTCCATGTGCGGTTGAGCATCTAAATGCAGAGATTGTTCAGTTGACGGTGTCTGATATAACTTTGGCTATTGAGTGGCTCAAGTGTTCGTATTTGTACATAAGGATAAAGAAG AATCCTCAGCATTACGGAATTAAGAAAGAGATTCCACGTGAACTTCTTGAAAAGCAAATGAAAG ATATATGTGTTGAGAAGATCCATGAGCTGGGGGAGTATGGGCTAATTTGGACAGATGAAGATGGTTTCCTTCTAAAACCATTAG AACCTGGGAAGCTGATGACAAAATTCTATCTGAAATTTGATACGATGAAGCTTATTGTCAAAGCTTCTGCCTGTTGCACTTTAGAAGATCTTTTGCATATCATCTGTCACTCTGCAGAGATTACTT GGATCCAACTACGCCGAAATGAGAAGAAGCTCCTTAATGACATAAATACTGACAAAGAGGGAAGGCTTCGGTTCCATGTTGTTTGTGCAAacggaaaaaggaagaagcgTATTCAaatgagagaagaaaaaatatttatactggTAAATGACTGTTTAACTGGGGACCCTCTAGTCCATGATTTATCCCTCAACCAG GAAACAAATTCAATATGCTCAAATGGATGCAGAGTTGCCAAATGCATGAGAGAATATTTCATATACAAAAAGAATTACAAATCTGCCATAAATTCTATGCTCCTTGCGAAATGCTTGCACCAAAAACTTTGGGAGAGCAGTTCATTTTTGCTGAAGCAATTGCCTGGAATTGGAATTGTCACAGCAAAG GCACTGAAGACTGCTGGAATTGATTCTTTTGAGAGTTTGGCAACTGCTGAAGCTAGGAAGATAGAATCCGTAACAGGACGCAATTATCCATTCGGATATAGTATAAAAAGTTCCCTATCATCATTAAGCCCCAAAATTGACATGAACATAGAGGATGCTGGAAACAGACAGGGAAAGTCAACAATTATAGTAACACTGTCTCGCCTGTCACAGGCAGTTCAATCCAGTAAACAGAATTATGCTGATATG GTTGTGGGCTCAGAGGAAGATAATATGATCCTTTTCCATGAGAAAATAAA GACTCAAGATTTTTCCAG TCCATACTCTGTGAAACTGTATGTGTCATGCCCCCCAAATGCCAGGGTGACTCTGAAGGTTGACCTCATTTTTGAAGAATACG TTGGTCTTGATATACACAAGAAGCATGTGGTCAGCAGGGAAGATTTGCAAGCAACCAAAGTGTTTGGGATTAAAAAGGCAGAATTCTTGCACAATCTGCCTGCAGAGAGTTGTTTGGTTAGCTCTAGAACAACTCGAACAAACCAATCTCAGTATCATAATGGACAGAGCCCACTTTCTAAAGAGGTATATGTTATAGAAGATGATGCTATGGCCAATGCTCCAGATAAAGCTTATAATGATGTGGACATTCTGGGAACAAGAGAGTACAACAACTTAGCTTCAAT GGAGGTCCCAAGCTTTACTCTACTGCCTGAAGAAGATTATGAAG ATATTCAAGATGAATTGGTTTCTGAACCAAGAGAGGCAGAATGCAAAAGTGCCACCAACAATACAATTTTTGAACACATTCGCAAGAAATCCAGAGATTTCCCCGCTCTGTTGTTGTCGAAATCCATGGATAGCTCTTATGAACCTTTGATACTTAAGAAAATGAAGACATCAGGCGATCAGTTTGGACTGGATAAGAGCAGTCTGCATGCAGATGATGAGGTCATGCCTATGGTATCTGATCGTACTGAGGCTAGAGTCTCTCCAACCAATACAGCTGAGAGGTGTCGCAACATCCTGAGCAGCAGTGCAGAAAAGAGCTCCTTTCGGTTTACAGGAAAACCGGGGAGTCTATCTCAGCTGAACAGAACTCAAGACAAAAACTCTACTCAACTTGCAGGTAAAAGAGAAAACCCATCTGAGAAGAGCAAAGCCCTAAGCAGGATCCAAGATGAGAGCCCTCTTCAATTTGCAGGTAAAAGGGATAGCTCATCTGTTCCCCTAAACAAGACTCCAGATGAGAATTCTCTTCAATTTTTAGGTAAAATGGACAGCTCATCTGAGAAGTGCAAATCCTGCTTCAGAAGTCCACTCGCAGATTTCCAGTCCATGCAATGTACAAAGCAAGTCGCAGCCTCAGTCCAACCTCTCAGGATTCAGGATTATTGCAAGGATATATTAGCAAGTGCAAAGGGCAGTGGGACTGGTGCATCTTTTCTTGGCGTCAAGAGTGTCTTCTCATTTCTCTGA
- the LOC102711224 gene encoding serine/threonine protein phosphatase 2A 55 kDa regulatory subunit B beta isoform-like, translating to MSNSGRRRRSPNSIAPSPVSCSSSPPGSQEAQAPSQLPSWKFSQVLGELPLAAAAAGGGGAGHDSGTLQLQDDGDTVSAIEFDGQGEHLAAGDHAGRVILFRRTDESDEPPPSRAELERTDYAAAAAAPAYSYMAEFQSHEQEFDVLHSLEIGEKVKKLRWCARPNSSSLCMLTTNDRTVKLWKVSEHRWRKGDGQPRRRRSTPASLSEIAPLGGDDSGVRNGYYHECASKKARSYLSPDSTEHSDKAGEVGEGYSAKCRRVFARAHEYNINSLSNNCDGETFVSADDLRINLWHLEVTGQCFNIVDMKPADMEDLVEVITSAEFHPSSCSLLAYGSSRGFVRLVDLRRSALCDGNVRIFQDRENSTQPRTLFTEIISCISDVKFTGDGKHLLSRDYMNLKLWDLRVESSPVATYKVHEFLRPKLSELYNNDSIFDRFSCCCSKGGDHFATGSYSNTFRVFSRGAANRNGITLEASTNPYRIRSFAPAKSSGLLSSFARGIQRKGQDGPRSDGREDTQCDMESKVTHLACHPTENFLVCAANYSLYMYHT from the exons ATGAGCAACTccggcaggaggaggaggagcccgaACTCCATAGCTCCTTCCCCTGTCTCCtgctcttcctcccctcccggTTCGCAGGAAGCTCAGGCACCGTCACAGCTTCCCAGCTGGAAGTTCTCCCAGGTGCTCGGCGAACTGccgcttgccgccgccgccgccggcggcggcggtgcaggcCACGACAGCGGCACTCTCCAGCTCCAGGACGATG GTGATACGGTCTCGGCCATCGAGTTCGACGGTCAGGGCGAGCAcctggccgccggcgaccacgCTGGGCGCGTCATCCTCTTCCGGAGAACCGACGAGAGCGAC gagccgccgccgtctcgtgCGGAGCTGGAGCGGACGGActacgccgccgcggcggcggcgccggcgtacAGCTACATGGCGGAGTTCCAGAGCCACGAGCAGGAG TTCGACGTGCTGCACAGCTTGGAGATCGGCGAGAAGGTGAAGAAGCTGAGATGGTGCGCGCGGCCGAACAGCTCGTCGCTGTGCATGCTCACCACCAACGACCGCACCGTCAAACTCTGGAAG GTCTCCGAACACAGGTGGAGGAAAGGGGACGgccagccgcggcggcgacggagcaCTCCGGCGTCGCTGTCGGAGATCGCGCCGCTCGGGGGAGACGATTCCGGCGTGAGAAATGGGTACTATCACGAGTGCGCAAGCAAGAAGGCTAGGAGCTATCTGTCCCCGGATTCCACCGAACATTCTGACAAG GCAGGCGAGGTTGGAGAAGGGTACTCCGCGAAATGCCGGAGAGTGTTCGCTCGTGCTCATGAGTACAACATCAACTCTCTCTCAAACAACTG TGACGGGGAGACGTTCGTGTCGGCCGACGATCTGAGGATCAACCTGTGGCACCTGGAGGTGACAGGCCAGTGCTTCAACATCGTGGACATGAAGCCCGCGGACATGGAGGATCTCGTAG AGGTGATCACTTCGGCAGAGTTCCACCCGTCGTCGTGCAGCCTCCTCGCCTACGGCAGCTCGAGGGGCTTCGTCCGGCTGGTCGACCTCCGGCGGTCGGCGCTGTGCGACGGCAACGTCAGAAT ATTCCAAGATCGCGAGAACAGCACGCAGCCTAGGACACTCTTCACTGAGATCATCTCTTGCATCTCCGACGTGAAGTTCACTGGAGATGGGAAGCATCTTCTAAGTCGTGACTACATGAACCTGAAG CTCTGGGACTTGCGCGTCGAGAGCTCCCCTGTTGCAACTTACAAGGTGCATGAGTTCCTTCGTCCTAAG CTGTCAGAACTGTACAACAACGACAGCATATTCGACAGGttcagctgctgctgcagcaagGGAGGGGACCACTTCGCCACTGGATCTTACAG TAATACATTCAGAGTTTTCTCGCGTGGTGCTGCAAATCGCAACGGAATTACGTTGGAAGCTAGCACGAACCCTTACAG GATACGATCGTTCGCCCCTGCAAAGAGCTCAGGTCTGCTCAGCAGTTTTGCTCGCGGAATCCAGAGAAAAG GTCAAGATGGACCAAGATCTGACGGCCGGGAGGACACCCAATGTGACATGGAATCAAAGGTGACGCATCTAGCTTGCCACCCGACAGAAAACTTCCTGGTTTGTGCAGCCAATTACAGCTTGTACATGTATCATACATAG
- the LOC102711598 gene encoding polyribonucleotide nucleotidyltransferase 2, mitochondrial — translation MSMAVASLRLLARGRHRIRLPAPLAVPGGRAAFLSGAAEEVPQADAPPPPPPGRKVLESFRDEFEVGGRVISFETGKMARFANGSVVISMDDTHVLSTVAAAKSSEPVRDFLPLTVDYQEKQYAQGVIPTTYMRREGAPKERELLCGRIIDRPIRPLFPSGFYHEVQITVNVISSDGKQDPDVMAANASSAALMLSDIPWNGPIGVIRVGRIDGKFVLNPTVDELGLSDLNLVYACSRDKTLMIDVQAREITERDLQAGMKLAHAEAIKCIDPQIRLAKRAGKLKKEYKISLISDKSYEKIRTLSEAPIEEVFTDSTYGKFERGEALENITQTVKAKLEEECDEDSLKFLHKAVDTVRKQVIRKRIIEKGLRVDGRQLDQVRPLYCESSTYPILHGSALFSRGDTQVLCTVTLGAPGDAQRLDSIVGPPTKRFMLHYSFPPFSINEVAKRGGLNRREVGHGTLAEKALLAVLPPESEFPYTVRVNSEVMASDGSTSMASICGGSMALMDAGIPVREHVAGVSVGLVSEVDPTTGDISSYRILTDILGLEDHLGDMDFKIAGTRKGITAIQLDIKPAGIPLDIICESLEPARKARNQILDHMDQEISSARAINDGSSPRLATLSFSSDSLRKLLFHRKKVEQETGARVSVSDGTVTIVAKTQPIMDKALEKIEFLVGREIEIGRAYKGVVSSIKEYGAFVEFNGGQHGLLHISELSHEPVSKVSDVVSVGQVLSLTCIGQDVRGNIKLSLKATLPHPHKKKDLASNHTDPLPSQEIVGWTAVENMPSRGADCEPSVSKDEDNMMEETPECSTPAVIIRSAAECDAQEAANGPTKKRPKMAKSSPKPSKPASERQEVKRTTAKKTSGALNAKKNKKEKAEDSASDGLELDTVPEQNKSSVQNYSSPSNFRSGSMKLGDVVTAKVYQIRAYGLVLELSDGVRGMHKFEENGRNTFEVGQELLVKCASFNSKGIPVFSLLD, via the exons ATGTCGATGGCGGTGGCCTCCCTCCGGCTCCTCGCGCGAGGCCGCCACCGCAtccgcctccccgcgccgctcgccgttcCGGGAGGCCGCGCGGCGTTCCTCTCCGGCGCGGCCGAGGAGGTCCCGCAGGcggacgcgccgccgccgccgccgccgggtcggaAGGTGCTGGAGAGCTTCCGCGATGAGTTCGAGGTTGGAGGTCGCGTCATATCCTTCGAGACCGGCAAGATGGCTCGCTTCGCGAACGGCTCCGTCGTGATCTCCATGGACGATACCCACGTCCTCTCCACCGTAGCCGCCGCCAAGTCCTCCGAGCCCGTCCGGGATTTCCTCCCTCTGACC GTTGATTATCAAGAGAAACAATATGCCCAAGGTGTTATTCCGACAACATATATGCGCAGGGAAGGTGCCCCTAAGGAAAGGGAACTTCTATGTGGGCGTATAATCGATCGACCAATACGGCCATTGTTTCCTTCTGGATTTTACCATGAAGTCCAG ATCACGGTAAATGTTATATCGTCAGATGGAAAGCAAGACCCAGATGTGATGGCTGCAAATGCATCTTCAGCTGCATTAATGCTATCCGATATACCTTGGAATGGGCCAATCGGAGTAATACGTGTTGGAAGAATTGACGGGAAGTTTGTGCTTAACCCAACAGTGGATGAG TTAGGTTTGAGTGACCTCAACCTTGTTTATGCGTGTTCTCGTGATAAAACATTAATGATAGATGTGCAAGCTCGTGAGATAACTGAAAGGGATCTTCAAGCAGGAATGAAGCTTGCACATGCTGAg GCAATTAAGTGCATTGATCCTCAAATTAGATTGGCTAAGCGAGCTGGCAAATTGAAGAAAGAGTACAAAATCTCATTGATTTCAGATAAATCCTATGAGAAAATTAGAACATTATCAGAAGCACCCATTGAAGAAGTCTTCACAGATTCAACATACGGCAAg TTTGAACGAGGAGAAGCCTTGGAAAATATCACACAAACTGTGAAAGCAAAGCTTGAAGAAGAATGCGATGAGGACAGCTTGAAATTTCTTCACAAGGCAGTTGATACAGTGAGAAAACAG GTCATACGCAAAAGGATAATTGAGAAAGGACTTAGAGTTGATGGTAGGCAACTTGATCAAGTTAGACCACTGTACTGTGAGTCCAGCACATATCCAATATTGCATGGTTCTGCCCTGTTTTCACGTGGAGATACACag GTTTTATGTACAGTTACCCTGGGTGCTCCTGGTGATGCTCAGCGATTGGATTCAATTGTTGGTCCTCCAACAAAGCGCTTCATGCTTCACTACAGCTTTCCACCATTTTCAATAAATGAAGTTGCGAAACGTGGGGGCTTGAATCGACGTGAAGTTGGACATG GCACACTTGCAGAGAAGGCATTGCTCGCTGTACTTCCCCCAGAAAGTGAATTTCCATATACTGTTCGGGTAAATTCAGAAGTCATGGCTTCTGATGGTTCAACATCAATGGCATCAATATGTGGAG GAAGTATGGCTTTAATGGATGCTGGAATACCTGTAAGGGAACATGTTGCTGGTGTTTCTGTGGGTCTTGTCAGTGAAGTGGACCCGACAACTGGAGATATTTCTAGTTATCGCATATTGACGGATATTTTA GGTCTTGAAGATCACTTGGGTGACATGGACTTCAAAATTGCAGGAACAAGGAAAGGTATTACTGCTATTCAACTGGATATAAAACCTGCCGGAATACCGTTGGACATAATATGTGAAAGTTTGGAACCTGCAAGAAAGGCTCGAAATCAAATCCTTGACCATATGGACCAGGAAATAAGTTCTGCACGTGCTATCAATGATGGAAGTTCCCCTCGATTAG CTACACTGAGCTTCAGCAGTGATTCTCTTAGAAAACTTCTTTTCCACAGGAAAAAGGTTGAGCAAGAAACAG GTGCACGGGTATCTGTTAGTGATGGTACAGTCACTATTGTAGCAAAAACCCAACCGATTATGGATAAGGCTCTTGAAAAG ATTGAATTTCTTGTGGGCCGTGAAATTGAAATTGGCAGAGCGTACAAAGGAGTTGTTTCCTCAATAAAGGAGTATGGTGCTTTTGTGGAATTCAACGGTGGACAGCATGGTCTACTTCATATTTCTGAGTTGTCACATGAACcg GTGTCTAAAGTTTCAGATGTTGTATCTGTTGGCCAAGTGCTCTCATTGACATGCATTGGACAGGATGTCAGGGGTAACATTAAACTCTCTCTTAAAGCTACCCTGCCCCACCCccataaaaagaaagattTAGCAAGTAATCATACTGATCCTTTGCCAAGTCAAGAAATTGTTGGCTGGACGGCTGTAGAGAACATGCCCAGCAGGGGTGCTGATTGTGAACCATCCGTCAGCAAAGATGAAGATAACATGATGGAGGAGACACCTGAGTGTTCTACTCCTGCAGTTATAATTCGAAGTGCTGCTGAATGTGATGCGCAAGAGGCTGCAAATGGTCCTACGAAGAAGCGTCCAAAGATGGCCAAGTCATCACCTAAACCATCTAAACCAGCCAGCGAAAGGCAGGAAGTTAAGAGAACTACTGCTAAGAAAACTTCAGGTGCATTAAATgccaagaaaaataagaaagaaaaggctGAGGACTCTGCAAGTGATGGGCTGGAGCTGGACACCGTTccagaacaaaataaaagcagCGTCCAGAACTATTCGAGTCCCTCAAACTTTAGGTCTGGGTCCATGAAGCTGGGTGACGTGGTTACAGCAAAGGTCTATCAGATACGAGCCTATGGATTAGTACTTGAGTTGAGTGATGGAGTACGTGGAATGCATAAATTTGAG GAAAATGGACGCAATACTTTTGAGGTCGGACAGGAACTACTTGTGAAATGCGCAAGTTTCAACTCAAAGGGAATTCCAGTCTTCTCGTTGCTAGACTAG